One window of Nicotiana tomentosiformis chromosome 11, ASM39032v3, whole genome shotgun sequence genomic DNA carries:
- the LOC104089045 gene encoding F-box protein SKIP1: MDENKEKKTESLPSHGDWAELTQLCLINILSRLSLEDRWRGAMFVCKPWFQACKDPNLNSVIDFETQFDSTTESPRYWTPEFERKMDNMLRSVVLWSDGSLSTVRVRHCSDRSLALVAERSPNLQVLSIKSCQHVTDETMSKIAYGCPLLRELDISLCYQISHMSLALIGQHCANLKILRRNFTNRVDHSRQQRFIPREYLDACPQDGDSEAAAIGKFMLKLVQLELRFSDLTNKGLALISEGCVNLEHLDLTGCTNVTSRDISNASSNLKQLKTLKKPQFYFPTFESERYGHWQLYDERFQTGDFRI; the protein is encoded by the exons ATGGATGAAAACAAAGAGAAGAAAACCGAGTCATTACCTAGCCATGGCGACTGGGCCGAGTTAACTCAACTATGCCTTATCAACATCCTGTCGCGCCTCTCCCTCGAAGACCGATGGCGCGGAGCCATGTTTGTGTGCAAGCCATGGTTTCAAGCTTGCAAGGACCCAAACCTCAACTCGGTAATCGACTTCGAAACACAGTTCGACTCGACCACTGAGTCGCCTCGTTACTGGACGCCCGAGTTCGAGCGCAAAATGGACAATATGCTCCGATCTGTTGTACTTTGGAGTGATGGGTCTCTTAGCACTGTTCGGGTCAGACACTGCTCTGATCGTTCCCTAGCTTTGGTCGCTGAAAG GTCCCCAAACCTTCAAGTTCTCTCTATCAAAAGCTGTCAACATGTAACTGATGAAACGATGTCTAAGATTGCCTATGGGTGCCCTTTGCTTAGGGAACTCGATATCAGCCTCTGCTATCAAATATCTCACATGTCTCTTGCTCTTATAGGACAGCATTGTGCTAATTTGAAAATTCTGAGGCGAAATTTCACGAATAGGGTAGATCATTCCCGACAACAACGTTTTATCCCCAGGGAGTATCTAGATGCCTGTCCTCAAGATGGCGATTCAGAAGCTGCTGCCATTGGAAAATTTATGCTCAAACTTGTGCAACTTGAGCTTCGTTTCTCCGACTTGACTAATAAAGGACTAGCTTTGATATCTGAAGGGTGTGTAAACCTTGAGCATCTGGACCTCACTGGATGTACAAATGTTACTAGCCGGGATATTTCAAATGCCTCGTCGAATCTGAAACAATTGAAAACCTTGAAGAAGCCTCAGTTTTACTTTCCGACGTTTGAATCTGAAAGGTATGGGCACTGGCAACTGTATGATGAGCGTTTCCAGACGGGTGACTTTCGAATTTAA
- the LOC104101057 gene encoding pentatricopeptide repeat-containing protein At1g50270-like, which yields MTSKQYQQLNNITTKILNLLNKTCISPAHISQIQTQLILHNLHFNTTIAHNFISACQSLGLLNFAFTLYTKLIKKPHVFICNTLIQAFSQTEVKLKQKSISMYAHMHKERIFPNNYTYPFVLKSLSDLKELKLGQSVHTHIIKWGHACDIYVHNSLLNLYASCDKIDLCKQLFDEMPQRDVVSWTVMIMGYRDCGKYDDALIVFEQMRNAGVAPNRVTMVNALSACANYGALDMGMWIHDYIRRSGWELDVILGTSLIDMYGKCGKIEYSFWVFQEMKHKNVYTWNAVIRGLALAKIGEEAVQWFFIMERENVNPDEVTLVAVLCACAYSGMVEHGREIFSWLMNGKYGFPPGVKHYACMVVLLARCGHLEDAFRMIKEMPMEPTKSVWGALLAGCRLHGNQEMSEFAAWKLVGLAPKNSAYYVVLANLYGEMGRWNDAEKIRAMMKERGLSKDLGSSSVEVEDQKDLVELLR from the coding sequence ATGACATCAAAACAATATCAACAGCTCAATAATATAACAACAAAAATCCTCAATCTCCTGAACAAAACCTGTATTTCACCTGCTCATATCTCCCAAATCCAAACTCAACTCATCCTCCACAATCTCCATTTCAACACTACCATTGCCCATAACTTTATCTCAGCTTGCCAATCTTTAGGTCTCTTAAACTTTGCTTTCACCCTTTACACCAAACTTATCAAGAAGCCCCACGTCTTCATTTGCAACACTCTCATTCAAGCATTTTCACAAACAGAAGTTAAACTAAAACAAAAGTCCATTTCTATGTATGCCCACATGCATAAAGAACGTATTTTTCCGAATAATTACACGTACCCTTTTGTTCTCAAGTCTTTGTCTGATCTTAAGGAGCTAAAACTAGGCCAATCTGTACATACCCACATCATAAAATGGGGTCATGCGTGTGATATTTACGTTCACAACTCGTTATTGAACTTGTATGCTTCATGTGACAAGATTGATTTGTGTAAACAACTGTTCGACGAAATGCCTCAGAGGGATGTTGTTTCTTGGACAGTGATGATTATGGGTTATAGAGATTGTGGGAAGTATGATGATGCGCTTATTGTGTTTGAGCAAATGAGAAATGCGGGTGTGGCACCTAATCGGGTGACAATGGTGAACGCATTATCTGCTTGTGCTAATTATGGTGCTTTGGATATGGGTATGTGGATACATGATTATATAAGGAGGAGTGGGTGGGAATTGGATGTGATATTAGGTACTTCATTGATAGATATGTATGGAAAATGTGGGAAAATTGAATATAGTTTTTGGGTATTTCAAGAAATGAAACACAAGAATGTGTATACTTGGAATGCTGTGATCAGAGGGTTGGCATTGGCTAAAATTGGGGAGGAGGCGGTGCAATGGTTCTTTATCATGGAGCGCGAAAATGTCAACCCGGATGAAGTGACATTAGTTGCTGTGCTTTGTGCGTGTGCATATTCCGGGATGGTTGAACATGGTAGAGAAATCTTTTCTTGGTTGATGAACGGGAAGTATGGATTTCCACCTGGTGTGAAACACTATGCATGTATGGTTGTTCTATTAGCGCGTTGTGGGCATTTAGAAGACGCATTTAGGATGATAAAAGAGATGCCAATGGAACCTACGAAGAGCGTTTGGGGTGCACTGCTTGCTGGCTGCAGACTTCATGGGAATCAAGAAATGAGTGAGTTTGCAGCTTGGAAACTTGTTGGATTGGCACCTAAGAATTCGGCCTATTACGTTGTCTTGGCTAATTTATACGGTGAAATGGGAAGGTGGAATGACGCGGAGAAAATTCGAGCTATGATGAAAGAGAGGGGACTATCAAAGGACTTGGGTAGTAGTTCAgtagaagttgaggatcaaaaGGATCTAGTAGAGTTGTTAAGGTAA
- the LOC104101058 gene encoding mediator of RNA polymerase II transcription subunit 10b-like, which translates to MDLSKKNSAAGIYNDASPTNDAATTAGSPAEDLKQNINESINSIEKTLGILHQLYLTVSSYNVSSQLLLLQCLNNLVLELDNMVKFGGKCNIQVPMEVLNLIDNGKNPDEFTRDVLNSCIAKNQITKGKTDAFKGLRRHLLEELEQAFPEEV; encoded by the coding sequence ATGGACTTATCGAAGAAAAATTCCGCCGCTGGTATATACAACGATGCATCACCGACCAACGACGCCGCTACCACCGCCGGTTCACCGGCCGAGGATTTGaaacaaaatatcaatgaaagcaTAAATTCAATCGAAAAAACCCTAGGAATTCTCCACCAGCTTTATCTCACTGTTTCCTCTTACAACGTTTCCTCTCAACTTCTCCTTCTTCAATGCCTGAATAATCTTGTGCTGGAGCTTGATAATATGGTGAAATTCGGAGGAAAATGCAATATTCAAGTGCCTATGGAGGTCCTGAACTTGATTGATAATGGGAAAAATCCAGATGAATTTACGAGAGATGTGTTAAACAGTTGCATTGCCAAGAACCAAATTACTAAGGGGAAAACAGATGCATTTAAGGGTTTGCGTCGGCATCTTTTGGAAGAGCTTGAACAGGCTTTTCCCGAGGAAGTGTAA
- the LOC104101059 gene encoding UPF0057 membrane protein At4g30660-like, whose product MVSRCAILCEVLLAILLPPLGVCLRRGCCTVEFLICLVLTILGYVPGIIYALYIILFAETEPPSDRYDTLA is encoded by the exons ATGGTCTCAAGAtgtgcaattctttgtgaagttCTACTCGCAATCTTGCTTCCTCCCCTTGGCGTTTGCCTTCGCCGTGGTTGCTGCACT GTGGAGTTCTTGATTTGCTTGGTGTTGACCATATTGGGCTATGTTCCTGGAATTATCTATGCTCTCTATATAATCCTCTTTGCTGAGACTGAACCACCAAGTGATCGTTATGACACTCTTGCTTGA